From the genome of Carettochelys insculpta isolate YL-2023 chromosome 12, ASM3395843v1, whole genome shotgun sequence, one region includes:
- the LINGO1 gene encoding leucine-rich repeat and immunoglobulin-like domain-containing nogo receptor-interacting protein 1 isoform X1, whose protein sequence is MQVRDRMIAGEASMHNPILACWQPILLLMLGSILSGSATGCPPRCECSAQERSVLCHRKRFLLVPEGVPTETRLLDLGKNRIKTLNQDEFANYPHLEELELNENIISIIEPGAFNNLYNLRTLGLRSNRLKLIPLGVFTGLSNLTKLDISENKIVILLDYMFQDLYNLKSLEVGDNDLVYISHRAFSGLNSLEHLTLEKCNLTSIPTEALSHLHSLIVLRLRHLNINAIRDYSFRRLYKLKVLEISHWPFLDTMTSNCLYGLNLTSLSITHCNLTSIPYVSVRHLVYLRFLNLSYNPIVTVEGSMLHDLLRLQEIQLVGGQLTTVEPYAFRGLNYLHILNVSGNLLTTLEESAFHSVGNLETLILDNNPLACDCRLLWVFRRRWRLNFNKHQPTCSTPEFVQGKEFKDFPDVLLPNYFTCRRARIRDRKPQQIFVDEGHTVHFVCRADGDPPPAIMWLSPRKHLISTKTNGRLTVFPDGTLEVRYAQIQDNGTYLCIASNAGGNDTMLAHLHVRSYSPDWPHQPNKTFAFISNQPNESDANSTRATVPFPFDIKTLIIATTMGFISFLGVVLFCLVLLFLWSRGKGNTKHNIEIEYVPRKSDAGISSADAPRKFNMKMI, encoded by the coding sequence GTGAGAGATAGGATGATCGCTGGGGAGGCGAGCATGCATAACCCAATCCTGGCCTGCTGGCAGCCTATCCTCCTCCTGATGCTGGGCTCCATCCTCTCCGGCTCTGCCACGGGCTGCCCACCCCgctgtgagtgctctgcccaGGAGCGCTCGGTGCTGTGCCATCGGAAGCGATTCCTCCTCGTCCCTGAGGGGGTTCCGACGGAGACCCGGCTCCTGGACTTGGGAAAGAACCGAATCAAGACTCTCAACCAGGATGAATTTGCCAACTACCCTCATTTGGAGGAGCTGGAGTTAAATGAGAACATTATCAGTATCATTGAGCCTGGGGCGTTCAACAACCTCTACAACCTCAGGACTCTGGGTCTCAGGAGTAACCGACTCAAGCTTATCCCCTTGGGGGTGTTTACTGGACTCAGCAACCTTACCAAGCTGGACATTAGTGAGAACAAAATTGTGATCCTCCTAGACTACATGTTCCAGGACTTGTACAACCTGAAGTCTTTGGAGGTTGGGGACAATGACCTGGTCTACATCTCCCACCGGGCCTTTAGTGGCCTCAACAGCTTGGAGCATCTGACGCTGGAGAAATGCAACTTGACCTCCATCCCTACGGAGGCGCTGTCTCACTTGCACAGCTTGATTGTGCTGAGGCTGCGCCACCTGAACATCAATGCCATCAGGGATTATTCGTTTAGGAGGCTCTACAAGCTTAAGGTCCTTGAGATCTCCCACTGGCCCTTTTTGGATACCATGACATCCAACTGCCTCTATGGACTAAACCTGACATCCTTGTCCATCACTCACTGCAATCTGACTTCCATCCCTTATGTGTCTGTCCGGCACTTGGTTTATCTCAGGTTCTTGAACCTGTCCTACAACCCCATCGTCACCGTTGAGGGCTCCATGCTGCACGACTTGCTTCGGCTGCAGGAGAtccagctggtgggggggcagctcactACGGTGGAGCCCTATGCCTTCCGGGGCCTCAACTACTTGCACATCCTGAACGTCTCTGGAAACCTGCTGACCACGCTGGAGGAATCGGCCTTCCACTCGGTGGGGAACCTGGAGACACTCATTTTGGATAACAACCCTTTGGCCTGTGACTGCCGGCTGCTTTGGGTTTTCCGACGCCGCTGGAGGTTGAACTTCAACAAGCACCAGCCCACTTGTTCCACCCCCGAGTTTGTCCAAGGAAAGGAGTTCAAAGACTTCCCCGACGTGCTCCTGCCCAACTATTTCACCTGCCGCCGGGCCCGCATACGTGACCGCAAACCGCAGCAGATCTTTGTGGATGAGGGCCACACGGTACATTTTGTCTGCCGGGCAGATGGGGACCCGCCCCCTGCGATCATGTGGCTGTCTCCCAGGAAGCACCTCATCTCTACCAAAACCAACGGGCGACTCACGGTCTTTCCCGACGGCACTCTGGAGGTGCGCTATGCCCAGATCCAAGACAACGGCACTTACCTATGCATTGCCAGCAATGCGGGTGGAAATGACACCATGCTGGCCCACCTTCACGTCCGGAGCTACTCTCCAGACTGGCCCCACCAGCCCAACAAGACCTTTGCTTTCATCTCCAACCAACCCAACGAGAGCGACGCCAACAGTACACGTGCCACCGTGCCTTTCCCCTTTGACATCAAGACTCTCATCATTGCCACCACCATGGGCTTTATCTCCTTTCTGGGGGTGGTGCTCTTCTGTCTGGTGCTTCTCTTCCTGTGGAGCCGGGGGAAAGGCAACACGAAGCACAACATTGAGATTGAGTACGTGCCCCGCAAGTCGGACGCCGGCATCAGCTCCGCGGACGCACCGCGCAAGTTCAACATGAAAATGATCTAA
- the LINGO1 gene encoding leucine-rich repeat and immunoglobulin-like domain-containing nogo receptor-interacting protein 1 isoform X2, whose amino-acid sequence MIAGEASMHNPILACWQPILLLMLGSILSGSATGCPPRCECSAQERSVLCHRKRFLLVPEGVPTETRLLDLGKNRIKTLNQDEFANYPHLEELELNENIISIIEPGAFNNLYNLRTLGLRSNRLKLIPLGVFTGLSNLTKLDISENKIVILLDYMFQDLYNLKSLEVGDNDLVYISHRAFSGLNSLEHLTLEKCNLTSIPTEALSHLHSLIVLRLRHLNINAIRDYSFRRLYKLKVLEISHWPFLDTMTSNCLYGLNLTSLSITHCNLTSIPYVSVRHLVYLRFLNLSYNPIVTVEGSMLHDLLRLQEIQLVGGQLTTVEPYAFRGLNYLHILNVSGNLLTTLEESAFHSVGNLETLILDNNPLACDCRLLWVFRRRWRLNFNKHQPTCSTPEFVQGKEFKDFPDVLLPNYFTCRRARIRDRKPQQIFVDEGHTVHFVCRADGDPPPAIMWLSPRKHLISTKTNGRLTVFPDGTLEVRYAQIQDNGTYLCIASNAGGNDTMLAHLHVRSYSPDWPHQPNKTFAFISNQPNESDANSTRATVPFPFDIKTLIIATTMGFISFLGVVLFCLVLLFLWSRGKGNTKHNIEIEYVPRKSDAGISSADAPRKFNMKMI is encoded by the coding sequence ATGATCGCTGGGGAGGCGAGCATGCATAACCCAATCCTGGCCTGCTGGCAGCCTATCCTCCTCCTGATGCTGGGCTCCATCCTCTCCGGCTCTGCCACGGGCTGCCCACCCCgctgtgagtgctctgcccaGGAGCGCTCGGTGCTGTGCCATCGGAAGCGATTCCTCCTCGTCCCTGAGGGGGTTCCGACGGAGACCCGGCTCCTGGACTTGGGAAAGAACCGAATCAAGACTCTCAACCAGGATGAATTTGCCAACTACCCTCATTTGGAGGAGCTGGAGTTAAATGAGAACATTATCAGTATCATTGAGCCTGGGGCGTTCAACAACCTCTACAACCTCAGGACTCTGGGTCTCAGGAGTAACCGACTCAAGCTTATCCCCTTGGGGGTGTTTACTGGACTCAGCAACCTTACCAAGCTGGACATTAGTGAGAACAAAATTGTGATCCTCCTAGACTACATGTTCCAGGACTTGTACAACCTGAAGTCTTTGGAGGTTGGGGACAATGACCTGGTCTACATCTCCCACCGGGCCTTTAGTGGCCTCAACAGCTTGGAGCATCTGACGCTGGAGAAATGCAACTTGACCTCCATCCCTACGGAGGCGCTGTCTCACTTGCACAGCTTGATTGTGCTGAGGCTGCGCCACCTGAACATCAATGCCATCAGGGATTATTCGTTTAGGAGGCTCTACAAGCTTAAGGTCCTTGAGATCTCCCACTGGCCCTTTTTGGATACCATGACATCCAACTGCCTCTATGGACTAAACCTGACATCCTTGTCCATCACTCACTGCAATCTGACTTCCATCCCTTATGTGTCTGTCCGGCACTTGGTTTATCTCAGGTTCTTGAACCTGTCCTACAACCCCATCGTCACCGTTGAGGGCTCCATGCTGCACGACTTGCTTCGGCTGCAGGAGAtccagctggtgggggggcagctcactACGGTGGAGCCCTATGCCTTCCGGGGCCTCAACTACTTGCACATCCTGAACGTCTCTGGAAACCTGCTGACCACGCTGGAGGAATCGGCCTTCCACTCGGTGGGGAACCTGGAGACACTCATTTTGGATAACAACCCTTTGGCCTGTGACTGCCGGCTGCTTTGGGTTTTCCGACGCCGCTGGAGGTTGAACTTCAACAAGCACCAGCCCACTTGTTCCACCCCCGAGTTTGTCCAAGGAAAGGAGTTCAAAGACTTCCCCGACGTGCTCCTGCCCAACTATTTCACCTGCCGCCGGGCCCGCATACGTGACCGCAAACCGCAGCAGATCTTTGTGGATGAGGGCCACACGGTACATTTTGTCTGCCGGGCAGATGGGGACCCGCCCCCTGCGATCATGTGGCTGTCTCCCAGGAAGCACCTCATCTCTACCAAAACCAACGGGCGACTCACGGTCTTTCCCGACGGCACTCTGGAGGTGCGCTATGCCCAGATCCAAGACAACGGCACTTACCTATGCATTGCCAGCAATGCGGGTGGAAATGACACCATGCTGGCCCACCTTCACGTCCGGAGCTACTCTCCAGACTGGCCCCACCAGCCCAACAAGACCTTTGCTTTCATCTCCAACCAACCCAACGAGAGCGACGCCAACAGTACACGTGCCACCGTGCCTTTCCCCTTTGACATCAAGACTCTCATCATTGCCACCACCATGGGCTTTATCTCCTTTCTGGGGGTGGTGCTCTTCTGTCTGGTGCTTCTCTTCCTGTGGAGCCGGGGGAAAGGCAACACGAAGCACAACATTGAGATTGAGTACGTGCCCCGCAAGTCGGACGCCGGCATCAGCTCCGCGGACGCACCGCGCAAGTTCAACATGAAAATGATCTAA